The sequence TGCTGACCCGCCGGCACGGCCGGCTGCGCGCCGTGGCCCGGGGCATCCGGCGCACCACCAGCAAGTTCGGCGCCCGGCTGGAGCCGTTCGGCCACGTCGACGTGCAGCTCGCCGGCGACCCGAAGGGCAATCACGGCAGCTCGCTGCACACGGTCAGCCAGGTCGAGGGGATCGACCTCTACGGCAAGCGGTTCCTCGGCGACTATCCCCGCTACACCGCGGCCAGCGCGATCGCCGAGACCGCGGAGCGGCTCACCCCGGTCGAGCGGGAACCCTCGCTGCGGCTGTTCCAGCTCACCCTCGGCGCGCTGAAGGCGCTGGCCCTGGGGGAGCACGCCACCACGCTGGTCCTCGACGCGTACCTGCTGCGCGGGATGGCCCTGGCGGGCTGGGCGCCGGCGCTGATCGCCTGCGCGGTCTGCGGCACGCCGGGGCGGCACCGGGCCTTCTCCGTACCGGCCGGCGGCGCGGTCTGCCCGGACT comes from Micromonospora purpureochromogenes and encodes:
- the recO gene encoding DNA repair protein RecO; this translates as MPGYRRQLYRDDAVVLRVQKLGESDRIITLLTRRHGRLRAVARGIRRTTSKFGARLEPFGHVDVQLAGDPKGNHGSSLHTVSQVEGIDLYGKRFLGDYPRYTAASAIAETAERLTPVEREPSLRLFQLTLGALKALALGEHATTLVLDAYLLRGMALAGWAPALIACAVCGTPGRHRAFSVPAGGAVCPDCRPPGAAHPAPATIDLMSALTSGDWRVADATETGVRRECSGLVAAHLQWHLERALRSLPLVDRGAPAAGAVPSPGGGVAGPVPPPPGVGAGVDGVDREMTE